The DNA region tttagtAATATGAAGAAGAGCTTAtgcttttttttatacattatatatataatatatatatttatttattatttgtttatttacttttttctttttttttataagttTATGATTCTTTTCAACGCGTACAgtaattttttatgttatacatataatataatataatatatatattatatatatttattatttattttatatatataatttttttgcattattgaaatattttatttgttgttttttatttgtttacttaaatatatattatatatatatgattttttttttttttttttattacaaaaaatatataattattgatttatatataatataatatataataaataaaccCACCCTCGCAAAAATAAAAAGCAAAACCAAAATTGCAAActgtatatattataaattcataaattataaatttgtgggttatataaagaaagaaatttgtcgttttttttttatttttcgtacaggtttttatataatatatatatatatatatatatatatttatattatatttatacacatttttttttttttgtaagttttatttgtaattaaaaacataaataaaggtttttgtttatatttgtaaattaaaaaaatcatatacatattatatatatattatatacatgctttttttttcttcatatataaattaaaatttctattatatatttcttttttttttttttttttttttttttttttggttttCATTTcgaatatttataatacgtacaaaatatatattaaaaaaaaaagaaaacgaaaaaaaaaaaaaaaacatatatattgcatattataaagaaggttgttatttttatttaattatttttatttctttaaaaacaacatatatataaaaaatataaccaccaaaaataaaaatatataattttatatatattatataaaatggtaaaatatatatatataatatatatatatatatatatatatatataatttgatTCTTTTCGCATTTATCTTTAATCTTTAATTCTaacttttatataaaaattataatatataatatcataaaaCAACATAATTATGTTTTTATGACtctataatattttttaatttttttgttttatttttttatctttaatttttacGCGCATAAATTcaatgatataaaatatatacttataatttaaaatcataaaaaaCTGTACGAATTAAAAATGTACATCTCAAAAAGTTATTCATACAATATATGATTATGAAATTATCTATATTTCATGGATTctacataataatatatacatacatatgtgtatatttttaatctttttattgttttttatttttttattttatatatatatatatatatatatatatatatatatatatatttattgttattttaatacatttttaacaaattcgataaattataaatttatttcaacgtgattattattatttttttattttatttttcttttgcacaaaatgtaaatagcattttttcttttataaaagaagccgaagaaaaaaatattataataataaagtaaaaatttttaaataaataatacaatataaaatataaaataaaaaaaataaaaataataaaaaatatacacacacaagcatatatatatatatatatacatatatattgaatatatgacatgatgaaaataatatagtGATTTCCCCTTTTTTTCTCGCATTTGcttaataatacatatatcatatgaagaaataaatataaaatgaaagttttaatattatattttatatttagttgttttcatattatatgtgTCCTATTTGTTTATGcttctttaaatataaagacACATAACGTTTTCCCATTTGATGTGGTTGAAAACAATTACCCACATTTCCtacaaaatatatcatttgttgaagaaaatgtagaaaataaaaattattgtttcacaatttttaatagtaataataagaCAAATGAACAAAAGGTGACCAAGAATAAATCCAAAGAAAGTATAACAAGAGTTAATTTGATATCACATAATTCTGTTCAGGAAATACAAGAACAACAAAAATATgagaaaaatattcatgcaaaaataaaaaaaaatgaaagagaaaaaaaaaatatgaacaagTCAGGTAAAACAAAGCCAAATATTCTTATTtggaaaataaaagaaaatatgaataaaatttacagcttttattatttaagAATGTTCTTtgaaaatatgataaattataataatatatattttggaaaatataatgtttatccttttaataatgatacgatattaatacaaaatataaattcaaaaaaattatattgtaataatgggtatcattttatatataaaacaaataaaatagaaaataGTATACAAAATAGTCCATGTGGTACACacaaaaatttttttttaatttatgaaatatatgaatatcAGATACCAcaatatatagaaaaaatatatacttttaatAATACCTTAAGAATTAGTAAGAGAAATATTCcttttattaatacatatgaaatatatatatcatcatgtgaaaataataaaccatgcaatttatcaaataaaaatgaatgCTTTAATTATcatgaaaaaatatataataatatacatatgaaatataataacataaatttatataaaaatagtaatagaaggaaaaagaaacaaaaagGAGACAAAGAATATGATCTATcagataataaaaaggataaacgtaaagaaaatttttCATCACATAATGAACTAATAAATACAATAACTACGAAATATCCATGTGTATTTTGTATGAAAAAGAGTATAacatatgataatatgaaatatataaatgtaatatCCAAATATGTGAAATATAAactattatataatgaaaattatatatataaaaataatcaaaGTAGCATCACTACATGCTCTTTGCCAACAAAGCATAAGTGTACCTTCTCCACGTTATTTATGTACACATCATATgaaagatataataatgaaagtgaagaaattaataatacacaacaaataaaaaatgtaaatcAAATGTTAAagtataataaatatacaaaaaaatatattaataaaaaagaaaagattctttatatatatgatcatttaaaaaaggaagttataatatatctaattatatcttattcaaataaatatgaatttgattatataaataaaatatatgataagaataatacaaatgatGCATATGCAAATTATACTATAAAAAGTGAGCAAGAATTTGCCCcatacaaaaaaaaaaagaaaaaaaaaaaaaaaaaaaaaaaaaagaaaaaagacACAAATAGtatgaacaaaaaaacaagtgaaattaaaaataataatatgaaatatatgatTAGTATGAATGATACgaattataatatgaataataacaaaaagAATAACGAGgcatatatattttataataattattatccatataacagagaaatatatacaaataaatgTCATATAAGTGACTTGCACAACTGTTCAGATATATATGAAACAAAAGATGGTATGTGctattatcataatataaataactCTTTTAtgtatgaaaaaaatgatgaaaacTTAGTGTGTCCTATAAATGGGAATTCTGAGATAATCCAAGACAACTTGAATAATTTTGAAATAATTAATAGGAGGATAAAGAACGaagtatattataaaaaggatTTTTACGAAATGGATatagaaaatgaaaaaggattatataaaaaatatacaaataataaaagaagatgggatatattatcaccattatatatgtataatgatttttttataaaagttttatataatcttTATTTTTCCATATATGTTGGTATAAATAGgtacaaaaatattttatatgaaaagtttataaagaaaatacaaaataagaagaatacatatatatatgagaTACAAGATAAGATGAATTCTGAGGTTATGTTGGAAGATACATGTGTATgtaataatgatgatagTTATATGTACGATGAGAAGTTTAATACTAAACATAtttacaataataataataataatagtaataataatagtgaatattttttagaTTGCAGAAAAAAGTGTAgggaagaaaaaataaagaataagTCAGAAAGgaatgaaaataaaaatgagaagagttattattattattatataaattacaATAATAGTAATTATGTTTTTGAAGTAAGTAGTAATTTAGGATTACTTGGAGATGTATATATGAATGAAGAAATAGTATATCCATTTTATCCTATACctaatgatatattaattaataatatgaaaaaatatataaaagaagGAAAAAGCTTTTCTGTATATGTTGATCAATTAAGACCAGATATCTTTAATtgtaataaatttaaaaaaataaaatgggcattaatattattttttataccAGCATGgttaattataaatatagtatatataatattagtACAGAAAATGTGGAGACAAATGTTAAATCCTTTACATAGATTATTAATATCTCCATCATTAATAAGattatcattttatatattgttattaatGTTTTGTATGCAATGTCcatatgtaaataataattgtgTTGAATATACACTTATGGGTTATATGGCATTGAATACTATGTTTAGTACGATTTTTCATGGTAATTTACTTTTAATTAGTAAAGGATATATGATAACAAGAGGAAACTTTGATAAAAGAGAAAGTTTATATTTAACTTTAATTAtaagtattatatatattataacatcTATAAACCAATtgaatataattaatagTACACCTATATTAATtagtttatatattattcttttatttattttagtatataatattttatctattattaattttttaaaattgAAATTATCTTTTGTAAGAGATGTAGGTATAGATGCATGGGAAGAATCCATTTgtattaaattaaatatgtataaagTATATCTAACAgtaattatcatatttttttgttttgaaataatattacattcattaaatatgttatttaAATCATCATCTGGAAATTTAACACTTGTTGAATATACTATAGAATTAGTTATGTGGTGTTgtgttttatatatcttcaGATATAGAGGAGATGTTCTATATTTctctttattatatgataatattacatTCAATGTTATTCCATTATATATAGCAAAATCAACAAAAATAATTGACTTCACCATTGATATAGACAATCAGAATAAAGACAAAGATTtactttttaatataccaatatttattttaaacccaatagaaaaaaatgatcAATCTTTTCTATCAAGAATGTATGTAGGTTGGCCTATAAATATGACATTACAACTAGAAAAGGCATCTATATCAAAATGaacaacaaaaataaaattaaattcaaaaatgtattgtattataatatcagtatctatataaacatataattaatgGTATATATATCTCTATATGTGCACGGATAATGGGACCGAATTATATTCCAGAgaaccaaaaaaaaaaaaaaagaaaaaaaaaaaaaaacacatatattttaaaacaattcaatgtttaatatttaattctaatttattattttattatttttttgttcaaGATAAAATGGgttatgaaaaaataatcacatatatatatatatatatatatatataaatgagTCAGAAATTGTTCAAactttatattttattacacTTTTTAGAAGTTTGTATCAGAAAAGattgaaatatttattattattattttatatatatatatatatatattttttaattatatattaaaaaagttatatataactaaTTATGTCTATAACActaattaatattataatatgtatatatttattatttgccttatttaatattttatactttaatttttgattttataatttttttgatgtattaatttttttttttatatattactcttcaaaataattatatgtatattcatgtatttatttatttatttatttattataattcttctttttgtttttgaaatattatatttgtttatttaaaaaaaaaaaaggaaaaggaaaaaattatatatatatatatatatatatatatatatatgtatttatttatttatttattttatttttttttttttttgttatcaTATTGCTTATACTATTCATGGatatatacacacatatatttttttttattcttttaattcaataatttattcatttctataatatgtttatttttttttaattaatttattttttgttttattaatattttaactgatgtttttatttgtgtttatatttaagaaaattatatacagCATGATTATGCTGTTATTCTCCATAGGATATCTAATAAAAATTGgagatatataaaaaaataaaaacaaagaaatatatatatatatatatatatatattatatatacatatgtatatattttaattgGTGTTGCATCAAGATGATAGAGAATGAAGATATGTAGACATATATACAATGTCATCCTTCTTGATAATACATGCAtcttcatatttattagaATAAGCTATAGGTATATCCTTAGTACATAATCTAATAGGTTTTGTTAttaaatatgaagaaaagTTTTCTATAACTTGTGTATATAATTCAGCTCCTATACCTCCAAAACCAGCTGACTCATCCAAAATTAAACACttctttgtttttttaagaGATTTTTCTATAGTTTGCATGTCAAATGGttttaaagaaattaaaTCAATTACTTCTATATCtatattaaattttgtTAATTCATTTGCTGCTTCTGAAGCTAAATGTCTTGTTATTCCATAAGACAAAACAGTTAGAtcttttccttttttaaCAACTTCAGCTTTATCAATAGGTAAGGTGTAAGGTAAAAGAGGAATTTCCTgttcataattatataataaaacatgctctagaaataatataggGTTATTATCTCTAATAGCTGATTTTAATAATCCTCTAGCATTAAAAGGAGTTGAGCATGAAACAATTTTAATACCTGGTATACTCATTAAATAGGATTCAATTCTTTGAGAATGTTCAGGACCTAATTGTTTTCCTATACCTCCTGGACCTCTAATAACTATAGGAATATTAAATTGACCATCACACATATATCTCATCATACATGCATTATTTGATATTTGATTAAAAGCTAATATTAGAAAAGACAAGTTCATACCTTCAATTATAGGTCTTAAGTCATTAATTGCTGAACCTATACCTAATCCCATAAAAGCATTTTCACATATAGGTGTATCTAAAACTCTAGAAAAACCAAAAAAGTGAGCTAAATTTTTTGTAACTTTATATGAACCTCCATACAACCCAACATCTTCTCCAAGCACATATACACCTTTAtcttttttcatttcttcATATATGGCCATATGTAAAGCTTCACTTATATTTCTTCTAAcctttatatttttcatttcatataaataattatcatcattcaaaataattttattctcattatttgttatatgTTCAATTCTATTTATACTATTTAAATGGTTCACTTTGTTTTTAACTATATTAGAATAACCATTCTTTccttttataaaatttagTGGCTTCATATTTCCTTTATTTGTCTCGCAtggatatataaatatgacccaaaaataaatcaagaaaaaataatatttattttttgctatattatttttatttctccccattataaaaaaaaaaaaaaaaaaaaaaaaaaaaaaaaaaatatatatatatatatatatatatatatttaagtACCTACTTTAATGTTATcgttatatatatatataaaataattttacttttgttatttattattttattttatttttttgtaattattctatatcataattaaataaatatatatatatttttatcctTTTCCGAAATGCTATTCTCATTTAAATGTTGTgttattttccttttatgaaataaaaaaaaaaaaaaaaaaaaaaatgaagacGTATATTTCAACACCTACAATAACTATGATACATTAAAATTCACGACACATTCATGtagttatatattatttattcttattttataaagaaaatacaacaagaaaaataacatataatatgttGTGCAAATTAAAATGTGTACAGGCAGAAAAAGTC from Plasmodium gaboni strain SY75 chromosome 14, whole genome shotgun sequence includes:
- a CDS encoding putative membrane protein (conserved Plasmodium membrane protein, unknown function): MKVLILYFIFSCFHIICVLFVYASLNIKTHNVFPFDVVENNYPHFLQNISFVEENVENKNYCFTIFNSNNKTNEQKVTKNKSKESITRVNLISHNSVQEIQEQQKYEKNIHAKIKKNEREKKNMNKSGKTKPNILIWKIKENMNKIYSFYYLRMFFENMINYNNIYFGKYNVYPFNNDTILIQNINSKKLYCNNGYHFIYKTNKIENSIQNSPCGTHKNFFLIYEIYEYQIPQYIEKIYTFNNTLRISKRNIPFINTYEIYISSCENNKPCNLSNKNECFNYHEKIYNNIHMKYNNINLYKNSNRRKKKQKGDKEYDLSDNKKDKRKENFSSHNELINTITTKYPCVFCMKKSITYDNMKYINVISKYVKYKLLYNENYIYKNNQSSITTCSLPTKHKCTFSTLFMYTSYERYNNESEEINNTQQIKNVNQMLKYNKYTKKYINKKEKILYIYDHLKKEVIIYLIISYSNKYEFDYINKIYDKNNTNDAYANYTIKSEQEFAPYKKKKKKKKKKKKKKKDTNSMNKKTSEIKNNNMKYMISMNDTNYNMNNNKKNNEAYIFYNNYYPYNREIYTNKCHISDLHNCSDIYETKDGMCYYHNINNSFMYEKNDENLVCPINGNSEIIQDNLNNFEIINRRIKNEVYYKKDFYEMDIENEKGLYKKYTNNKRRWDILSPLYMYNDFFIKVLYNLYFSIYVGINRYKNILYEKFIKKIQNKKNTYIYEIQDKMNSEVMLEDTCVCNNDDSYMYDEKFNTKHIYNNNNNNSNNNSEYFLDCRKKCREEKIKNKSERNENKNEKSYYYYYINYNNSNYVFEVSSNLGLLGDVYMNEEIVYPFYPIPNDILINNMKKYIKEGKSFSVYVDQLRPDIFNCNKFKKIKWALILFFIPAWLIINIVYIILVQKMWRQMLNPLHRLLISPSLIRLSFYILLLMFCMQCPYVNNNCVEYTLMGYMALNTMFSTIFHGNLLLISKGYMITRGNFDKRESLYLTLIISIIYIITSINQLNIINSTPILISLYIILLFILVYNILSIINFLKLKLSFVRDVGIDAWEESICIKLNMYKVYLTVIIIFFCFEIILHSLNMLFKSSSGNLTLVEYTIELVMWCCVLYIFRYRGDVLYFSLLYDNITFNVIPLYIAKSTKIIDFTIDIDNQNKDKDLLFNIPIFILNPIEKNDQSFLSRMYVGWPINMTLQLEKASISK
- a CDS encoding pyruvate dehydrogenase E1 component subunit beta, yielding MGRNKNNIAKNKYYFFLIYFWVIFIYPCETNKGNMKPLNFIKGKNGYSNIVKNKVNHLNSINRIEHITNNENKIILNDDNYLYEMKNIKVRRNISEALHMAIYEEMKKDKGVYVLGEDVGLYGGSYKVTKNLAHFFGFSRVLDTPICENAFMGLGIGSAINDLRPIIEGMNLSFLILAFNQISNNACMMRYMCDGQFNIPIVIRGPGGIGKQLGPEHSQRIESYLMSIPGIKIVSCSTPFNARGLLKSAIRDNNPILFLEHVLLYNYEQEIPLLPYTLPIDKAEVVKKGKDLTVLSYGITRHLASEAANELTKFNIDIEVIDLISLKPFDMQTIEKSLKKTKKCLILDESAGFGGIGAELYTQVIENFSSYLITKPIRLCTKDIPIAYSNKYEDACIIKKDDIVYMSTYLHSLSS